The Ensifer canadensis genomic sequence GGTGGCCGCGGGATCGACGGCGAGGCCGAAATCGGTAGACAGTTGCGCGATGCGCCGCCGCGCTGCGGCCCGGTCGAGCCGCATGCGCCAGAGGCCCTGCGTGCCAAGCGCGATGTTTTCCTGCACCGTCATGTTGTCGGCGAGAGTGAAGTGCTGGTGGACCATGCCGATGCCGGCATCGAGGGCTGCGCGCGGATCTCCCGGCGGAAGCGGCTTGCCAAAGGCCTCTACGGTTCCTTCGTCTGCGATGTAGTGGCCGAAGAGAATGTTCATCAGCGTCGTCTTGCCGGCGCCGTTCTCCCCGAGAAGCGCGATGACTTCGCCCCGCTTCAGGTCGAAGGAAATGGCCTCGTTGGCTCGGAGCGGGCCGAAACGCTTGCTGATGCGTGAAAGACGAAGGGCGGGATTGCTTGACACATCGGTGACCGGAAGTGGCGTTGCGGGGGGCTTCCTTTCTCGTCCAGGGAGGGAATGGTCGCTGCCGGCGAAGGGTAATCCCTCGTCCGGCATTGCCAACCACCTCTCCCATGAACGGAAGGAGAAGAGGGCTAGCTCGATTTTGGCTCGGCGTCGTTGATCTCGACGGCGAACGAGCCATCCTTGATCATCTTTTCCTTCTCCGCGACCTTGGCCTTGATGTCGTCCGGAACCTTGCTGTCGAAGGTGCCGAGAGGCGCGAGCGAACAGCCGCCGTTCTTCATGAAGGAATAGACGCCGTAGTCGTCGGCCTTGAAAGTGCCGGCCTTCACTTCGGCGATAGCCTTGTCGAGTGTCGGTTCGAAATGCCACAGCGCGGAGACGACAACGGTGTCCGGATAGTCCGCCTGGGTATCGATGACATTGCCAATGGCCAGGACTTTCTTCTCCTTGGCGGCGTCGGACACGCCGAAACGCTCGGCATATAGAAGGTCCGCACCGCCATCGATCTGGGCGAATGCGGTCTCCTTGGCCTTGGGCGGATCGAACCACGAGCCGATGAAGGCGACCTGGAACTTGGTGTCCGGGGCCACTTCATTCACGCCAGCCATGAACGCGTTCATCAGCCGGTTGACCTCCGGGATCGGATAGCCTCCCACCATGCCGATGTTCTTGGACTTGGTCATTGCGCCGGCGACCAGGCCGGACAGATAGGATGCGTCCTGGATATAGTTGTCGAAAACCGAAAAGTTCGGCACGGC encodes the following:
- a CDS encoding BMP family protein, whose protein sequence is MHSNSFNSAISRRTLMKVAGASAVVAAAGLPSRLFAADPIKVAAIYTVPVEQQWVSRIHKAANAAKERGDIEYVYSENTANNDYERVMREYCEAGHKLILGEVFGVEDAARAVAKDYPDVAFLMGSSFKPDAAVPNFSVFDNYIQDASYLSGLVAGAMTKSKNIGMVGGYPIPEVNRLMNAFMAGVNEVAPDTKFQVAFIGSWFDPPKAKETAFAQIDGGADLLYAERFGVSDAAKEKKVLAIGNVIDTQADYPDTVVVSALWHFEPTLDKAIAEVKAGTFKADDYGVYSFMKNGGCSLAPLGTFDSKVPDDIKAKVAEKEKMIKDGSFAVEINDAEPKSS